The genomic segment AGCTACCCTCTGAAAAACAAGCTCTCTGCTACTCGTGTAGCGCATCGGGCCATCCGGGCCTCCTGCGCACTGAGCCATGCCAGATCCATATTGAAGTTTCTGCAGCGACTACCGCCACCACAACGATGCCCACGACTTCAGATGCCGTTACGCGCGTGCAAGCAGCACTTGGCCAAACCACAGCTGGCGTCCTTTTCGCTAGCATTGTGGGCGTTGCATGTCTGGCGTAGAGGGATGGGAGGGGTGGGGAAGTGAATGCCACAAGGATGCTCCGGGATACGTGACTGttttatatgtatgtgaGGTTGTTCGTCCTTCCACTTCCAGAACGATGTTGTCCGGTTCCCTCTTCTTGAAATTTCTCTGGTACATTCTAGTCGACGACCTCCTGGGTAACTTGGCAGTAAATCCCGTCGTCGATGCCAATCCATTTGGATCTTTCCGTTCATGTAAGAGATTGCAGATTGACCAAAAGGCCCGGAGGCGAGAGTCAGCAGCAGATCCGCATCCATTTGAGTGCCGTGCAcacttccttcctctgtaTTGATGCCACAGGGAAGCACTGTATCAGACCATATCACCGCAACAATTTAGACACAGTAGGAATCCGAATGTGTGTATGGATACACCAAAAGGCCTACCCGGAGggtcgtttcctctgttttaCTCAACACGTTCCAGCGAACAATCCGCGGCATCTGTTTTTTGTAACATGAGCCGACCCTAGGACGCGTTAGTAGCTTCTGGAGAGTACATCACTGCCATAGCACCGAAcaaggagggaaagagaaacaaagagacatTTGTGTCTTGACTGCGAAGTCCGTGAGTGAGCCGTAGAGATGATTGTGCTGACTGAATTGCCCGTCTACCCTTGGGACTTTCCGGCGCCACCAGTGCTTAGCACAAGTCGGAACTCAACACAGAGTCTTGCCGTCGCCCCCGCCTTCCTTGCACTCCAGAACTTTGGGATGGGCATTTGAAATGTAAGAATGCCAAGATACGCCACACAATAAATGCCGATGAGGCAACTTCGTGCGCTCTGGTTTCAAGACACTGGCACGCGTTCAAGCAGCGAGGCAAGGAGCTGGGTGGCACTGTGCGGTTTACCTGTATCCGCTGTCCGTAGCAGCTGTATCCCAGTTTGCTCTTGGCGCCGCTTTGACAGCAGTCTACATCGACATCAACGTTGCATGGCGGCATGCTGTTGAACGGTTTGGCTGGTGTCGGCAAATACAGTTTCCCTCTGGCTAACCCACATGTTGTTAGCTAGGCGTTAAGAGAACGAGAACTAAAAGCCAACGATTTCACTACAAAAGGTGCTTGCCTGCATTTTCCGAACGCATGTGAGCTCTGGTGGTATTCCGAAGCATTCAGGCCACAACATTAGACAGGCAACGAAATTGATGGCTTCATCGTAGATAGAGGAAAACTCTCTATTAttgtttctttcgtcttcctgtcGAAACACTCAAATTCAGCCACGGCGTGGCGAAGCAAAATCGAATGCAGGACAAGGACTGAAAGAACCATCGTCGCTCGTGAAGCGGTAAACGCTATCAGTTGTGCCAGGACAAAAACGATCAGTGGCTAGAGTGACATACCGGATTTGTTTGACTAGCCTACCCTAAAGTCGTTGACTAAGGTACCGAGCATATTACCGTCCGGTATTCGCGAGTTCGATAGCGACCATACAACACACGGAGAAGCAGGTAGTAGAAAAACCGTTTCTTACCCAAGGTACGAGCGGCGCAGCTAAAGGGCACGCGCCCCCGTACCCCCTGGCATGCGACATGAGGTGCACGTAGAGGACTGAGTTTCCGTGTCTGTGTGACTGCTTTTTCATGTTAGACTAAAGCAGAAGAGTCTTTTTCTACATGACCATTACAAGGGTAAAATTATATCTCGTGTTCGGGACAGTAGTTGTCTGGGGGCTGTGACGATGTAGGGGCTTGAGTTCGTGTACTTGCATCGAAGCAGGGATTTCCGGAAGACACCCCCAGGCCCAGCGGGCGGGTTGTAGAATTCAGCACCTCGAGACATACACAAACACCCGTCATGTTCTGGCACTTTTCCCCGGGAAAACTTCGTGACCAAAGGACCGACAGAAGagcttgttttcctttcgcagcttctccacagaagacacagcaCAAGGACGACATCGTTCAACCAGGCTTCATTAAACCGCTGATGTTTTTGGAAACACAGAGGCACAGCGCTGCTGCATAAGTCGTGTATCGATCGAGGACACAATGGGAATTCTATCGAGAGCTTTGTGGGCTCTTGGGGCTAGTAtcagtctctctttttcatgGGAACTAACAATTGCAGCGTCGGAGAATCCGAATCCTCAGTCGGGCGTGCCAACGTGTGACAGCAATAGAAACGGCATAACAGTTGATTTTCCAGAAGACGGAATGAAATTCCAGTTCAAGTGCGGTCCCGCCTTCAAAACATTGGTCCCGGCTGAACTTGAAAATGTATACGAGGTGCAGGCAGTCACCTCAGCTCGTATCTCTTGGTTAATCGTAGGTGCTGGTGAAGAAGTGGACCTTGAGACACAGGGTCACACCAAAAAGCGTCTGAGTGAATTGTATGCTGAGGCTACCCTGACGGAGGCAGGGGAGTCGGATAACAAGGTCTACACTCTCCAGATCCCCGACACCAGCCGCAttcaggaaaagaaaacccTAAGGTATTTTTGCAAAAAAGCtgaagagcaagagaggaatGCAGTGGAGAATTATTGCCTTGTCACCATTAATGTCCCGCCTAAGAATTCTGGGGGCGAAGGCAGCGATCGtcccgaagaagaacaagaaaccGAGAACGTCGTTACGTGTACAGCACGCAGTGGGAACCCTAAAGTTACTGTTTCCAAGGAGAACCAAACTGTTCAGCTCATCTGCGATCCCCGAGACACGTCCACGCTGAACCCCCAGAACCTCATCGAGGTTTTTGACAACAAGGATGGAACCTGCGCCCAGATAGCTGCTCTCTCAGAACTGGTTCCCGAGGCAACGCGTTCCGATAAAGACCCTGATAATGGAGCGTACACAGTGACCTTCCCCAAGCTACCCTCTGAAAAACAAGCTCTCTGCTACTCGTGTAGCGCATCGGGCCATCCGGGCCTCCTGCGCACTGAGCCATGCCAGATCCATATTGAAGTTTCTGCAGCGACTACCGCCACCACAACGATGCCCACGACTTCAGATGCCGTTACGCGCGTGCAAGCAGCACTTGGCCAAACCACAGCTGGCGTCCTTTTCGCTAGCATTGTGGGCGTTGCATGTCTGGCGTAGAGGGATGGGAGGGGTGGGGAAGTGAATGCCACAAGGATGCTCCGGGATACGTGACTGttttatatgtatgtgaGGTTGTTCGTCCTTCCACTTCCAGAACGATGTTGTCGGgttccctcttcctcgtaAGTCTCTTTGGTCTGTTCCGCACTACGACCTGTTGAGTAACAGACAATATTCCGACGACGACAGAAATTCGCATGTATTTTCCCTTCCATGTAAGACGTTGAAACATGAATGACCGGTACCTCGTCTGTGCTGTGGCCACATTCCCTCACCTCTGCCACCCGTGTTTTGTTTAGCGGCCCTCTCTTGGAAACTCTTTACAGAAGTGAACGGGTGACGACAGCCCCAAAACGTTTTGCTTTGCGCATCACGATTGTCCGTTATTCGCTGTTTATGAGCCATTCTTTGTTGCTTTGAGCATTTGAGTATATGACAACCGAGGCAGATGACTTTTCAATTGAAAGCACGAGATAAAGACGGAAGCATGAACAAGCCAAATACTGCACTAGCAAGACACTGTTCAGCATCCACCAACAGCCTGTGTGGTTGTGTGAACTATTGCGCAGGAAACTAATTTCATCAGGCGACTTGTCACTGGACCTCAATCGGCCTACAGAGACTGGTTCGTCCAGCTACACTGCCTTGTGTCTTGAGGGGGTCGGACAATGCAGTCCACATGTTGAGTATGATATGTGCCAGTGAAATAGTCACGCAAACCATGCAAAAAATTGTATAGCTACGCCCGCCCGGGACGTCCGTATTAGAGACGACGAACTATGAAATGCCCCTCTAAGAGAAATGTTATATCACTCAGATGCGTACGCTTGAGTGCCCTAATACTACCTAGGAGACCTTCGATTTAAATAGCCGTTTCGATAGGTTCACCTTTTTTGGGGGCCCGTCGCAGGCGGACATCTTCATTCATGGCGTCCCGAATCGCGCGCTGACCAAGTAATTCTATCTATATGAGTTCCCTTAACCGAAAACGCGAGTCGCAATGCACCACAGCAACATTTGACAAGAGTGAAAGCATTCAAGTGCACAAACACCGCTTTCGGTGTCTGAAGCATAAAAACAAGCTCCCTCATGTTACCCCGGGTCCACACAGGATAACCGGTGACTGCCCCCCCACTCTCACCGTATTGGCCACGCTGTAAAGACCCGTCAGGAACCGAAAAATACATAATGAACTCTTGCAGCACATTAAGAAAAAAGGGGCGACAAATACATTTGCCGCATCCGGAAGCAGAACATCGAAGACAGTGAGCAACTAATACGGCGCCTCCAGTTCAACCGCCCCTCCGAAGGCCGGTGGCGCCCACATTAAACCGTAAAGGCATACTGATAGTGTATTCCCCCATGGCCGCCACAACCGCTGCGTCGTGAAAGTCTCTTACCGTTTGAGCCATTCACAGAGAACTCGTAAAAAACACGACAATGGCGAATTGTCGTCTTCCCTTATGAGCATTCGGTTTCTCTAGTGAAACAGATGCCGACGTCGCGAACCATTCGTCTGCACTTCGCAGACGGGAACATTCTCCCTACTTCTCGACGGTGGAAAACATTATCCATCTCCAAACACAGCACGCAGGTGGCACACGCTCCCCGCTTACCAC from the Toxoplasma gondii ME49 chromosome IX, whole genome shotgun sequence genome contains:
- the SRS37A gene encoding SAG-related sequence SRS37A (encoded by transcript TGME49_210320~Gene product name based on ToxoDB Community Expert Annotation.~Signal peptide predicted by SignalP 2.0 HMM (probability 0.970) with cleavage site probability 0.548 at residue 26) — its product is MGILSRALWALGASISLSFSWELTIAASENPNPQSGVPTCDSNRNGITVDFPEDGMKFQFKCGPAFKTLVPAELENVYEVQAVTSARISWLIVGAGEEVDLETQGHTKKRLSELYAEATLTEAGESDNKVYTLQIPDTSRIQEKKTLRYFCKKAEEQERNAVENYCLVTINVPPKNSGGEGSDRPEEEQETENVVTCTARSGNPKVTVSKENQTVQLICDPRDTSTLNPQNLIEVFDNKDGTCAQIAALSELVPEATRSDKDPDNGAYTVTFPKLPSEKQALCYSCSASGHPGLLRTEPCQIHIEVSAATTATTTMPTTSDAVTRVQAALGQTTAGVLFASIVGVACLA